CGGGCACAAGGAGGTGAGTCATGTGGAATCGTCGATGCACCAACAATACGAAGCATTTGAAGAACTCATGTCGCGATTACAGCAAATCATGAAGACAAAGCATGCCGGCAAGGATTTCGGGCTCACGGCCAGCCAGATGTTTATTCTCCGGTTTCTCATGTATTCATCACAAGCAAAGGCGTCGGATATCGCTCGAGCATCTGGGCTAAGTCCGGGGGCTGTGACGCAAGTCTGTGATGAACTTGTTAAGGACGGGCTAGTCGAGCGAACGAGGTCGCAGGATGATCGCAGAGTTGTTCACATCCAAATTACTGACCAAGGTCGAGAACTTGTGGACCGCTTTCGGAAGACCCGAAGCGAAAAGATGAAGTTCATTTTGACACGCCTCGGCGAAGAAGATGCGACTGAGTTTGTACGCATCATCGGTCGTGTTGTGGACATCGTAGAGAAGGACCTTGAAGAACAGAGGTGACGACCGTGGAACAGTTTGCATGGATTGGGCTTGGCAATATGGGCGT
The Alicyclobacillus curvatus genome window above contains:
- a CDS encoding MarR family transcriptional regulator, translated to MTRRMFVGHKEVSHVESSMHQQYEAFEELMSRLQQIMKTKHAGKDFGLTASQMFILRFLMYSSQAKASDIARASGLSPGAVTQVCDELVKDGLVERTRSQDDRRVVHIQITDQGRELVDRFRKTRSEKMKFILTRLGEEDATEFVRIIGRVVDIVEKDLEEQR